The Methanobacterium sp. genome includes the window TAAATCGTATTTGAAGCATCTAACGCCACAATTTTACCCTTTAAATCGTTTAGCTTTATTTCATGAGAAGATACGATGTCTTTGAACTTCAATCCCATTTTTATCACCGGCTATAGGTATATGTGGATTAACTTTATTCTCTAAACAAACTATAGGGAAATGTTTCTTTTATCCTGATTAAAACTTCTCTCTGGTAGATTATATTGTAGCATCGTGTAAGCATTATTGAATCTGTATTGAATATTTTTTTAAGTTCGTCATCAGGCTTAAAAGCACCAATATGTGTTATTTCCCTTCTTGATTCAATGTTGTATTTCTTCAAAATTCGGCCAATTGGAATATCTGCCTTTAAAAGGTCTTCTTTAAAGTTATTATCAAGTTTTTTAACTGGAGTTAATGATATGGCATGTATAAGTGGCTCTTCAAACTTACTACTCATAATAACGGCCCTGTAATTAATAATATCTCCTTTTTTGATTCCTAAATCTCTGGTAGACTCATCATCTGATTCTCGAAATTCCTGAATAAGTGTATTGACCTTAATATGCCCTTTAAGGACGTCAAGTATTGTTGTTACTGATCCATCAGTTGCAAGAAGTATCTTTTGAGCACTGGAAAGATTACCAATTTTTTTTTCTAATTCGTTTATTTTTTCCATTACATTTATGTTCATATTCCCTCCTGTGGATTTCGTATTTCACCCATTATTGCAGAATATGCGGTAACTGCTGGATTTGCAAGATATAAAAAGGATTCTGGATCTCCCATTCTACCAACGAAGTTCCTGTTTGTAGTGGCAATACATACTTCATCGGTTCCTAAAACACCCATATGTGCTCCAAGGCATGGTCCGCATCCAGGATTACATATTATGGCTCCAGCATCTACAATGGTTTCAATAATTCCTTCCCTCAGTGCATCAGAGTATATTTCAGCTGATGCAGGAACTACGATCAACCTGACATCTTCATGAACTTTATTTCCCTTTAAAACTTCTGCTGCGTCTTTTAAATCCTCAAGACGCCCATTTGTACAGGACCCAATGAATGCCTGATCTATTGATGTTCCTTCAATCCTGGAAATTCCCACAACATTATCTACGTTGTGTGGACACGCTATTTGAGGTTCCATACCTGTTACATCAAAGAAATAATCTTTAAAGTAATTTGCATCCTTATCTGACTTTACAACTTTAAAATCAGTAACTCCTCTATTTTCCAGGTAGTCAAGCGTGTTTTTGTTTGGCTCCATTATCCCATTTTTAGCGCCAAGTTCAATGGCCATGTTGCAGATGGTCATTCTCCCTGAAACATCCATTGAATCTATTGTTTCGCCGTGAAATTCTAGAGTTCTGTAATTTGCACCTGAAGCACCTATTTCTCCAGCTATATTTAAAATAATGTCTTTAGCTCTTACATATTTATCTAAATCACCGTTTACATTTATTTTTAATGTTTCAGGAACCATAAACCATGTTTTGCCGGTTGCATATACCATCGCAATGTCTGTTGCACCCATTCCTGTTGCAAATGCTCCAAAAGCGCCGTAAGTGCAGGTGTGAGAATCTGCACCTACTACAACACTTCCAGGTTTAATGTATCCTTTTTCTGGAAGCACCTGATGACATATTCCTTCGCCATGAGTGTATATGTTTTTTATTTTCTGTTCTTTTGCAAATTTCCTTGCTATTTTTTGAAATTCTGCAGAACCTATATTATTTGCAGGAATGTTGTGATCAAAAACAATGACGATTTTTTCAGGATCCCAGACCTTGTCTGCAATTTTACTGAAGATTTTTATGGTGGGTGGTGATGTTCCATCATGTGTCATCGCTAAATCTACATCAGCTTCAATGATTTCTCCAGGATGTACTTCTTTTTTGGAAGCCCGTGAGAGGATTTTTTCTGTGATATTCATCTAAATCAAACCCTTATAAATCTGCAAGTCCACGTACAGATCTTACGATCTGGTTAAAGAGCTTGTCGTTAATATATTTGCCCTTTTCCCTGCTTATTTTAATTTGTTCAACGATTTTGCATAATTCGTCCTTTGTAACTTCTATTCCACATTCATCAAGTTTTGCTTTAACTGCCCTGCATCCAGAATGCTTTCCAAGAACTATTTTTCTGTGGTGTCCGATCATTTCGGGTAAGAATGGTTCGTAGGTTAGTGGTTCCTCAATTACAGCATCTACATGAATTCCAGATTCATGTCTGAACACATTTCTACCAACAATTGGTTTATTGTCAGGAACCTTAACGTTTGTAAGTTCCTCCACAATTTTAGAAAGTTCATAGATGTGTTCAATGTTAAATCCTAAATCAATATTATAAATTATCTTTAAAGCCATTACAATCTCTTCCAGGGAGGTATTTCCAGCCCTTTCTCCAATTCCGTTTACAGTGGTTGATACTGCTGTTGCACCTGCAAGAAGCCCTGAAATTGAGTTTGATAGAGCCATTCCAAAGTCGTTATGACAGTGCATTGCTATTTCCGTTGATATGTCTTTTCTTAATTCCCTCACAAGGTAATCTGCTCCTTGAGGGCTAATTGCACCTACTGTATCAGCTATATGTACTCTGTCAGCACCGTAATCTTCTGCTTTTTTATAAATTTCCTTTAAAAAGTTTATATCTGTTCGGGTAGCATCTTCCGCCGAAAATGCCACAAAAATGCCGTGGTCCTTGGCATACTCAATGGATTTCATGCAGATATTTAAAGCTTCTTCTTTAGTTATTTTGAGCTTATGCTTCAGGTGAAGGTCAGACGTTGCCATGAAAGTTATTATACCGTCAACACCACAATCAATGGCAGTTTCAATATCTTCCTTTTTTGTTCTGGATAAAACCAGTATTTCAGCATTTAAATCTTCATTTACAATAGCTTTAACTGACCTCTTTTCTTCATTGGAAACAATGGGAAACCCTGCCTCTATTTGATGTATTCCAAGTTCATCAAGCTTTCTTGCTATTTTTAACTTTTCTGGGGTCCTTAAACATACTCCAGGAGTCTGTTCTCCGTCTCTCATGGTTGTGTCGTATATGGTTATATTTCTCGGAAACTTTAAATCAAAAGAATTGTTAAAAGGACTTACAAAATATTTCAAACTGATTCCACCCTGCTTTTTTTAAGTTTTAATTATTTTAGTTTATATTCATTTAATAGTATAAATTTAACATTCAAATTATATGGTTTTACAGGATGTGATCAATCTTTATAAACGCCCATCAGTTCCAGATAGGACTTCCGTTCAAATCCGCTTTCGATACCTAATTTTTTGTATAACCTGAAAATTTCCTCAAGGGCATCTTTAAAATCTTCTCCTTCTTCAATGTCCCTTTCTATTTCTACAAATTTTCCAACTTCAAGCACATGATCCAGTGATATTACATATTCATTGAATAGATAGGTAGTCCTTTCTTTTTGAACATCAGCTACAGCTTTAAATCCAAGATTTTCTAAAATTGAACCCATTAGTTTGGAATCTTTGACATTAACTTCTATTTCTTTACGTGTTTTACTCACTTTGTCTATTTTAGCGCCCTTATAGGTAAGAATTATTTCAGAGTCTCCATTGTTAATGGTGGTTTTTCGTATTCTCAATGCTTCATCAGTTTTTTTGAAATCTCTTAATAATGGATTGTTGAAATATGTATCAATCTGGTGCTCTGTTTTACTTTTTATTGCATTAATTTCGTTTAATTTAGATTCAACTTCATTGAAACTGTTAACATTAGCTTTAACTTCTACTTCTATCATTTAATCGCCTTTAATTAAATTATTGACTGTATTTAGCATTATAATCTATTATGGGATTTTATGTAATCATATCAATAGGGACAGTTAAATGAGGGGCATCCTCCAGAATATTCTGAACCTGCGCTTAAATATTTTTTATTATTTAAATACAGAACCTGTTTTCTTTTGCTCCCATATCGATACACAGTAATTCCTTTACATTTAAGTTTATAGGCAAGTAAAATAATTTCTTTTACATCATCAGGGCTTGCATCTGGTGGCAGGTTCACTGTTTTTGAAACAGCATTATCTGCATGCTTTTGAAAGGTAGCCTGCATCTTTATGTGCCACTTTGGTTCTATATCGTGTGCTGTTACAAATATTTCTTTTATGTCATCATCGATTTCATTAATATCTTGAATACTGCCTTTTTTAGCGATTTTAGCCATTAATTCCTTGCTATAAAATCCTTTATTTTTTGCTAGATCTTTAAAAAGCTTATTAACCTCCAGTAACTTTTCGCCTTCCATCACATCACGAACAAAGGAAACAGCAAAGAGAGGTTCAATTCCACTTGTTACGCCTGCAATCATGCTTATAGTGCCTGTGGGGGCAATAGTAGTTACTGTTGCATTTCTCATTGTAGATATACCTTCTTTATCGTATTTACTTCCTTTGAAATTTGGAAAAGAGCCTCTTCTCTTTCCAAATTTGACAGAGGCTTCTTTAGCATGAAAATTAATAAATTCCATTATTTTTTCTGCTGTATCAAGTGCATCCTGGGAATCATAAGGAATTCCAAGCATTATAAGCATTTCTGCAAATCCCATAACTCCCAAACCAATTTTCCGGTTTTTAAGGGTTTCAGTTTCTATTTTTTGGAGGGGAAAACTGTTAATATCAATTACATTATCTAAAAAGTGCACCGCAGTTTTAACAGTTCTTTTTAACTTATCAAAATCAATTTTATTATTTTTAACCATTTTTACAAGATTAATAGAGCCTAAATTGCATGATTCATAATTAAAAAGGGGTTGTTCACCGCAATTATGGATATAAAATCCATTTGCATCAAATGCATTGATTCCCGGAATTTGGATGTCGTAAACTTCCTCTATGCAATCTGGAACTATTTTATCTACAGTTGCAGTAAAACATCCGGGCTTCATTTTTCTTTTACAGCTATTTATAACTCTATTAAGCCTCTCTGATTTATCCGGATCATCAAAACCAATTAGATCATGGAAATAGAACATATTTTCATCGGATATTATGATTTCATGCTGTGAAATTCTTGAGATTATTCCAAATCTTAAAAGCATACGCTGAATTGATTTAAGAATTTCAGGATCATTTTGAAATCTTATGCTGACTCCTTCAATTCCACTTTCATCCAGAGAACCATCTGCATCAAATAATCCTTTAATCAGGCCCTTACAAAACCTGGAAGATGATTTCTCCATCTTTTCGGGGACTGTTTTTCTTCCAGATAAACCGATTAAATACCCTTCTTTTTCGCTGAACTCTCCCATCCAACCATTAAAATTTCTATGATTGTTTAAAACAATCTTATCTCCATTTTTAAGATTTTTAACCATTTCCCATTCAGTTTTCATCCTGTACTTTGTTAATCCATTCACTTTCAAGACCTTATGATCCTCGGTGAGGCGTAACTTGAAACCTTCTTTTGTTTTTAATTTATAAACAGGTTTTTTTCCAGTCGAAAAAAACCCTGATGCATTCCATTTTTCACCATTCAAAATAGCAGTAAAACCTCTGTCAATTAGTTCTTTGACCTGTCGTGGACCTTTTTCAGTCATTATCCATGTATCTGAAGTAACGCAGGGATTTGTAGCCTGGATTTTACCTGCATAAGGGACTGTGTTTTTTCTGTTTATTTCATCCTGGAATATAATTCCAGGATCTCCGCATTTCCACGCAGTTCTGGCTATCAGTTCAAATACATCATGGGCACGTAGTTTTTTTACAGTGTTTCCATTTCTTGGGTTTATTAACCTGTATTTCTCATCATTTTCTACTTTTTTCATAAATTCATCACTGACTGCTACAGAAAGGTTAAAATTATTTAAAACACCTTCCTGTTCCTTTACAGTAATAAACTCAATTATATCGGGATGATTGACATCCAGTATCCCCATATTTGCGCCTCTTCTTCTTCCTCCCTGTTTTATAACATCTGTTGCAACATCAAAAATCCGCATAAATGATACTGGCCCTGAAGCCACACCTTTTGTTGATTTTACAATATCTCCTTTTGGCCTAAGATTTGAAAATGAAAATCCCACGCCTCCACCTGATTTATGGATAATTGCCATGTTTTTAAGGGCGTTGAATATTCCCTCTATCGAGTCCTCTACAGGCAGGACAAAACATGCTGAAAGCTGGTTAATAGGAGTACCAGCATTCATAAGGGTTGGAGAATTAGGGAGAAATTCAAGTCTGGACATTACACCATAAAAGTCTTCTTCTGTTTTGTCCACATCAGCGT containing:
- a CDS encoding chorismate lyase, which encodes MNINVMEKINELEKKIGNLSSAQKILLATDGSVTTILDVLKGHIKVNTLIQEFRESDDESTRDLGIKKGDIINYRAVIMSSKFEEPLIHAISLTPVKKLDNNFKEDLLKADIPIGRILKKYNIESRREITHIGAFKPDDELKKIFNTDSIMLTRCYNIIYQREVLIRIKETFPYSLFRE
- the hacA gene encoding homoaconitase large subunit translates to MNITEKILSRASKKEVHPGEIIEADVDLAMTHDGTSPPTIKIFSKIADKVWDPEKIVIVFDHNIPANNIGSAEFQKIARKFAKEQKIKNIYTHGEGICHQVLPEKGYIKPGSVVVGADSHTCTYGAFGAFATGMGATDIAMVYATGKTWFMVPETLKINVNGDLDKYVRAKDIILNIAGEIGASGANYRTLEFHGETIDSMDVSGRMTICNMAIELGAKNGIMEPNKNTLDYLENRGVTDFKVVKSDKDANYFKDYFFDVTGMEPQIACPHNVDNVVGISRIEGTSIDQAFIGSCTNGRLEDLKDAAEVLKGNKVHEDVRLIVVPASAEIYSDALREGIIETIVDAGAIICNPGCGPCLGAHMGVLGTDEVCIATTNRNFVGRMGDPESFLYLANPAVTAYSAIMGEIRNPQEGI
- a CDS encoding homocitrate synthase family protein → MKYFVSPFNNSFDLKFPRNITIYDTTMRDGEQTPGVCLRTPEKLKIARKLDELGIHQIEAGFPIVSNEEKRSVKAIVNEDLNAEILVLSRTKKEDIETAIDCGVDGIITFMATSDLHLKHKLKITKEEALNICMKSIEYAKDHGIFVAFSAEDATRTDINFLKEIYKKAEDYGADRVHIADTVGAISPQGADYLVRELRKDISTEIAMHCHNDFGMALSNSISGLLAGATAVSTTVNGIGERAGNTSLEEIVMALKIIYNIDLGFNIEHIYELSKIVEELTNVKVPDNKPIVGRNVFRHESGIHVDAVIEEPLTYEPFLPEMIGHHRKIVLGKHSGCRAVKAKLDECGIEVTKDELCKIVEQIKISREKGKYINDKLFNQIVRSVRGLADL
- the cyaB gene encoding class IV adenylate cyclase — encoded protein: MIEVEVKANVNSFNEVESKLNEINAIKSKTEHQIDTYFNNPLLRDFKKTDEALRIRKTTINNGDSEIILTYKGAKIDKVSKTRKEIEVNVKDSKLMGSILENLGFKAVADVQKERTTYLFNEYVISLDHVLEVGKFVEIERDIEEGEDFKDALEEIFRLYKKLGIESGFERKSYLELMGVYKD
- a CDS encoding ribonucleotide reductase N-terminal alpha domain-containing protein is translated as MKFSLNTMKILQKRYLLKDEEGKVIETPEYMFKRVSNAVSSADNLYKDADVDKTEEDFYGVMSRLEFLPNSPTLMNAGTPINQLSACFVLPVEDSIEGIFNALKNMAIIHKSGGGVGFSFSNLRPKGDIVKSTKGVASGPVSFMRIFDVATDVIKQGGRRRGANMGILDVNHPDIIEFITVKEQEGVLNNFNLSVAVSDEFMKKVENDEKYRLINPRNGNTVKKLRAHDVFELIARTAWKCGDPGIIFQDEINRKNTVPYAGKIQATNPCVTSDTWIMTEKGPRQVKELIDRGFTAILNGEKWNASGFFSTGKKPVYKLKTKEGFKLRLTEDHKVLKVNGLTKYRMKTEWEMVKNLKNGDKIVLNNHRNFNGWMGEFSEKEGYLIGLSGRKTVPEKMEKSSSRFCKGLIKGLFDADGSLDESGIEGVSIRFQNDPEILKSIQRMLLRFGIISRISQHEIIISDENMFYFHDLIGFDDPDKSERLNRVINSCKRKMKPGCFTATVDKIVPDCIEEVYDIQIPGINAFDANGFYIHNCGEQPLFNYESCNLGSINLVKMVKNNKIDFDKLKRTVKTAVHFLDNVIDINSFPLQKIETETLKNRKIGLGVMGFAEMLIMLGIPYDSQDALDTAEKIMEFINFHAKEASVKFGKRRGSFPNFKGSKYDKEGISTMRNATVTTIAPTGTISMIAGVTSGIEPLFAVSFVRDVMEGEKLLEVNKLFKDLAKNKGFYSKELMAKIAKKGSIQDINEIDDDIKEIFVTAHDIEPKWHIKMQATFQKHADNAVSKTVNLPPDASPDDVKEIILLAYKLKCKGITVYRYGSKRKQVLYLNNKKYLSAGSEYSGGCPSFNCPY